In one Amaranthus tricolor cultivar Red isolate AtriRed21 chromosome 8, ASM2621246v1, whole genome shotgun sequence genomic region, the following are encoded:
- the LOC130820745 gene encoding ras-related protein Rab7-like, giving the protein MTSPLQRTLLKVIVLGDIAVGKTSLITRYVHKKFNQQYKATIGADFVTRELQIDGKLVSLQIWDTAGQERFQSLGPAFFRGADCCVLVYDVNVQKSFEALQTWRDEFIKQTDIPDPNKFPFVIIGNKIDQDAGASRVVKEKRAREWCESIKSGPLGTEIPYYETSAKEDVNVEDAFFNIAKAALSHDRSQELYFESITETGSLSEIVEQQSRGCPC; this is encoded by the exons atgacgTCGCCTTTGCAAAGAACATTGCTTAAGGTTATAGTGCTTGGTGATATTGC ggTTGGGAAGACTTCTCTAATTACAAg ATACGTGCACAAAAAGTTCAATCAGCAATACAAAGCAACAATTGGAGCAGATTTTGTGACGAGAGAGTTGCAAATTGATGGCAAACTAGTTAGCCTCCAG ATTTGGGACACAGCTGGACAAGAAAGGTTTCAGAGTTTAGGACCTGCATTTTTCAGAGGAGCAGATTGTTGTGTGTTAGTGTATGATGTAAATGTCCAGAAATCCTTTGAAGCCCTTCAAACATGGCGAGATGAGTTCATTAAACAG acGGACATTCCAGACCCAAACAAGTTCCCATTCGTGATCATTGGAAATAAGATTGATCAAGATGCTGGAGCAAGTCGCGTG GTTAAAGAGAAAAGAGCAAGAGAGTGGTGTGAATCAATAAAATCAGGGCCATTAGGTACTGAAATTCCATACTATGAGACTTCTGCAAAGGAAGATGTTAATGTGGAAGATGCCTTTTTTAACATTGCTAAAGCTGCACTCTCTCATGATCGTTCCCAAGAATT ATACTTTGAAAGTATAACCGAGACGGGTTCTCTTTCGGAAATAGTTGAACAACAGAGCAGAGGATGCCCCTGTTAA
- the LOC130820286 gene encoding small GTPase LIP1 isoform X2, translated as MMFWRDRERDNSNSKDQNGGPLCGQVRVLVVGDSGVGKTSLVHLITKGSTVTRPSQTIGCSVNVKHITYGSPSSSSNSIKGDAERDFFVELWDISGHDRYKDCRSLFYTQINGVIFVYDLSQRRTKTSLHKWAAEIAATGTFSAPMGSGGPGGLPVPYIVISNKADIAAKEGVNGSSGNLVDVARQWVEKQGLLPASEELPVTDSFPGSGALLAAAKEARFDKEAVTKFFRLLIRRRYFPDEFPPSNPWSISPIQRAFPSSDEITRNKDQYGNNTRLCLGQDS; from the exons ATGATGTTTTGGAGAGATCGTGAGAGAGATAATAGTAATAGCAAGGATCAGAATGGTGGGCCACTTTGTGGGCAGGTTAGGGTTCTTGTTGTTGGAGATTCAG GTGTGGGAAAAACCTCTCTTGTACATTTGATCACAAAGGGTTCCACCGTCACCCGTCCTTCTCAAACGATTGGATGTTCTGTAAATGTGAAG CACATTACTTATGGAAGTCCTAGCAGCTCTTCAAATAGCATTAAAGGTGATGCTGAAAGAGATTTCTTTGTTGAATTATGGGATATCTCAGGTCATGATCGTTATAAAGATTGTCGATCTCTTTTCTATACACAAATTAATG GTGTTATATTTGTTTATGATCTGTCGCAAAGACGAACGAAAACAAGTTTACATAAATGGGCAGCAGAAATTGCAGCAACTGGGACTTTCTCTGCTCCAATGGGTTCTGGAGGCCCTGGTGGCCTTCCTGTTCCATACATTGTTATCAGTAATAAAGCAGATATTGCTGCAAAGGAAGGCGTTAATGGAAGCAGTGGAAATCTTGTGGATGTAGCTCGGCAATGGGTTGAGAAGCAGGGGCTTCTTCCAGCAAGTGAGGAATTGCCGGTGACTGATAGTTTCCCTGGCAGTGGAGCATTGTTAGCT GCTGCCAAAGAAGCAAGGTTTGACAAAGAAGCTGTAACGAAGTTCTTCCGCCTG TTGATAAGGAGGAGATACTTTCCCGATGAATTTCCACCGTCTAATCCATGGTCTATTTCACCAATTCAAAGGGCATTCCCATCATCTGACGAAATAACACGCAACAAAGATCAATACGGAAACAATACAAG